A part of Lactobacillus sp. ESL0700 genomic DNA contains:
- a CDS encoding mannose/fructose/sorbose PTS transporter subunit IIA, whose amino-acid sequence MVGILLASHGGFADGIAQSAQMLFGEQENFAHVTLSPDEGPEDIHGKMEQAIASFSDQNEVLMLVDLWGGTPFNQANTLLEDHSNWAIVAGMNLPMVVEALTQRLTNPDATAQQVATAIIATARDGIKTKPTDLMPQEDTAVAESAAPAKTQKSIPAGTVIGDGHIKIVLARIDSRLLHGQVATGWIPTMHPDRVIVVSDSVAKDEMRKSMIREAAPAGVKAHTVPLDKMIEIAKDPRFGNTHALLLFENPEDVLTVIKGGVDIKTVNVGSMSYSVGDVNANNVLSMNQQDVDTFHELEKMGVEYDVRKVPTDKSGNMDAILNKAQSLLDEQKK is encoded by the coding sequence ATGGTAGGAATTTTACTTGCTAGCCATGGTGGATTTGCTGATGGCATTGCTCAATCAGCTCAGATGCTATTTGGCGAACAAGAAAATTTTGCTCATGTAACTTTGTCCCCTGATGAGGGACCAGAGGATATTCATGGCAAAATGGAACAAGCAATCGCTTCATTTTCTGATCAAAATGAAGTTTTGATGTTAGTAGATCTTTGGGGTGGAACGCCATTTAATCAGGCTAATACTTTGCTTGAAGATCATTCAAACTGGGCAATTGTTGCTGGTATGAACTTACCGATGGTTGTTGAAGCTTTAACGCAAAGATTGACAAATCCTGATGCTACTGCTCAACAAGTTGCCACAGCAATCATTGCCACAGCTCGTGATGGCATTAAAACTAAACCAACCGATTTAATGCCGCAAGAAGATACAGCAGTTGCTGAGTCAGCTGCACCTGCTAAGACGCAAAAATCAATTCCAGCTGGTACAGTAATTGGTGATGGCCATATTAAAATTGTGTTAGCCCGAATTGATTCACGGCTATTGCATGGTCAAGTTGCGACTGGCTGGATTCCGACAATGCATCCTGACCGGGTAATTGTTGTATCTGATAGCGTTGCTAAGGACGAAATGCGTAAGAGCATGATTCGTGAAGCAGCACCTGCTGGTGTTAAGGCTCATACAGTTCCGCTTGACAAGATGATCGAAATTGCTAAGGATCCACGTTTTGGTAATACCCATGCATTATTATTGTTTGAAAATCCAGAGGATGTTCTAACTGTAATTAAGGGTGGTGTTGATATTAAAACTGTTAATGTTGGTTCAATGTCATATTCAGTTGGTGACGTTAATGCCAACAATGTTTTATCAATGAACCAACAGGACGTTGATACTTTCCATGAACTTGAAAAAATGGGCGTTGAGTATGACGTTCGTAAAGTTCCGACTGATAAGTCGGGCAACATGGATGCAATTTTGAATAAAGCTCAAAGTTTGCTTGATGAGCAAAAGAAGTAA
- a CDS encoding PTS mannose/fructose/sorbose transporter subunit IIC — translation MNAIQMVLVVLVAFLAGMEGILDQWEFHQPLVACTLIGLVTGHLDLGIILGGQLQMIALGWANIGAAVAPDAALASVASAIILVQSGQGTKGIGMATGIAMPLAVAGLFLTMIVRTISTGIVHIMDADAKKANWRKINMWQWIDVCLQGLRIAIPAALLLAIPASTVQYWLGLMPTWLSDGMSIGGAMVVAVGYAMVINMMASREVWPFFAIGFALAAIKDLTLIALGAIGLAMAVMYLALESKGGSGNSGSDNDGTGDPLGDIIDDY, via the coding sequence ATGAACGCTATACAAATGGTTTTAGTTGTTCTGGTTGCTTTCCTTGCAGGTATGGAAGGTATCTTGGATCAATGGGAATTTCACCAACCGCTGGTTGCCTGTACATTAATTGGCTTAGTTACCGGACACCTAGATTTAGGAATTATCTTGGGTGGTCAATTACAAATGATCGCTTTAGGTTGGGCTAATATTGGTGCCGCAGTTGCTCCCGACGCAGCTTTAGCATCAGTAGCTTCAGCAATTATTCTGGTTCAAAGTGGTCAAGGTACCAAAGGAATTGGGATGGCAACAGGGATTGCGATGCCTTTAGCTGTTGCTGGTTTGTTCTTAACAATGATTGTGCGGACAATTTCAACTGGTATTGTTCACATTATGGATGCCGATGCCAAAAAGGCAAATTGGCGTAAAATCAACATGTGGCAATGGATTGATGTTTGTTTGCAAGGATTAAGAATTGCTATTCCAGCTGCATTATTGCTGGCTATTCCAGCATCAACTGTTCAATATTGGCTAGGACTTATGCCTACTTGGTTAAGTGATGGTATGTCAATCGGTGGTGCGATGGTTGTAGCCGTTGGTTACGCAATGGTTATCAACATGATGGCTAGCCGTGAAGTTTGGCCATTCTTTGCAATTGGTTTTGCATTGGCAGCAATTAAAGATTTAACATTAATTGCCTTAGGTGCAATTGGTCTTGCAATGGCCGTTATGTACTTAGCTCTTGAATCAAAGGGCGGCAGTGGCAATTCTGGTTCAGATAATGACGGTACCGGCGATCCGCTCGGCGATATCATTGACGATTATTAA